The sequence GAAGATTGTGCCATTTGAACTGCCCCTTCCCCTGGGACTCACAACACAGTGCTAGCAGGGAAcaaggtaatataaaataaacaccGGATTTATTTATATTGCTGACAAAGGCCTTTTTGAAATGAAAATGATTTCCCTCGGACTTTGTATATGAGATGGCGGATGATGACTGGTTTAAGCAGCAGCAGCTTTATTTATTAATAAAGctgttatacctcttgtgtcacccctttcatcctcatagactgtaagctcttgttcaatatgactgtttgtactctgtaatgtaatattatatttgtatgtctCCTACAATATGTAAAACGCtatagaatatgatggtgctatataaataaggaatattattagaatattatatataaagtGCCTGGAATCAAGTGAATTATGCACTTTCACAATATCTCTACAATTAGGCCACAAGAATACCTTTAAGAACTGCAGGCATTGGGCTGGTGACTCAAAGTATGTTGATTCAGCATAGTTATTAAACTGTTTAAAATTTAAGATTTAGGATATTTTTGACATGTTGCTATTAAAAGGTCTTCACAGGTAGTCTCTCAAGGGTGTACTATTTTAAATGATTTTTGGATTTTCGGCAAATTCCCACTTGCCCcttattataaattattaaatttaaaTGATTGGTTTTAACTTACCTTTAATAGCTTCACTTCCAGTATTTGCAGTAGAGCCAAAGTCTACAACGAGTTTTGATTGATCTTCTGACTGGTCTTCAGTTTGTTCAGCAGGGGTCCCTTCTTGTTTCTTGGGACAGCTTTCAAGAATCTGTTCTGGTGACAGATCAACAACATCTCCATTGTTTTCATTTTCACAATCCTGTTCTCCTTTTTCTCCATCATTCTTAGTGTGGGTGTCATCACAAGTGTTGTCAGTTGCATCTTTGTCCACAATTAGCTCTGAAGGATTAATATTTGCATCTGGATCTTTGTTGATGTCATCTATATTAAGTTTGCATTCATCATAATTTTCAGTTAACTCCTTGAAGAAAGGTTTATTATTTAACGTTCCTTCAATAACTGCATTTGATCTGGGCTCCATTGACCACAACTTCAATACAGCTTGGTCTTTTAAGACGCATGAGTTCACAGTCCCAGACTCAAAGGTAGACAGTACATTCCTGGTTACATTTTCTCTCAAGGAGACAAGAAGCTGCTCTTTGCAAACCTGAACAACAAAACCACTTTCTGGTTGTTTTTTAAGTATGTTCTCACTTGTATTTCTCTGATCTATAACAGTTTGAGAATTTTCATTTTTCTCTTGTACTGCATCAGCAGTATTGCTTTGAGAAGATGAATTACCTAGGATATCCTCTGGAATGAAATTTATCCCGCCATTGCAATTCAAAATTTCACTTTCATCATCTGGGACTGCTTCTTGAAAATGATCTGAGTAATGATTATTTTCCTCCTTATTTATTGCTTTTACGGGTAATTCTTCAGATATTGCATCATTATTCATACTATTTTGATTATTATTCTTTTCTGTATTATCATCTTGAGCATTTTGAATGGCCTCAACAGTTGATATAACAACTGACATTTCTGCACTAGAAACACCATTAACATTTTCCCCATCAGGTTTTTGTTGTAATGCTCTATTATGTTTATCAGTTTCATTGTCATAGTCAGAAAAATAAGCTGAATCTCTGTGTGGTGTGGCCAAATTCAGTAGTCTAAGGGAGCTATCTTCTTCCATTGGTGTAGCCTGTGGTTCAGAGAAGTCCTCAGTAAGAGTTAAGTCACTAGTTGATTCTGATATGGGGGTTAAAGGTAACTTCAAATCTTTAAGAcagttttcttcttcttcttttactTCTTTGAAAATAAATTCTGGGGAAAATGTGTTTTCTGTTTCATAGCCACTGTCCCCAAACTTTTGTCCAGGGGAAGAGAAATGAGAAGCTGGGCTGCATACATCTGATGAGCTAGTGTTGGACGGAATGTCCAAAGAATCACAAGAGTCTAATGTTTGAGATGTGTTTAGTGTTTTTTCTATTTGCACTGTGCTTTGATTTACTGGGAACCTATTGAGAACATCTGGAACTATTTCAATAGTCTCCTCCTCAATGCTCTCTGCTAAGGTAGAGAGAGGTGGTATTTCAATTGGGACAATTACACTGCAGTTGGTCATTGAGTTGGAAATCCCAATAAAGGGAGAAGGTGGGTGGTTGGAAATACTCTTCTGCAAAGATTCATAACTTTTTACTTGACGGTTACGATAGTCTTGAATGTCATAACTTTTCACAGCTGCCCCCATTAAAGGATCATAAAATTCTTGGTGCTCTGCTGCACAAAGACTGTCTCCAAAAGGGCCAGCATAAAGATCTCCTTCACCATAAGTTCTTGCAGGGATAGAGCACTCTGATAAAGAACCCTGTTCAACTTTAAGAGAAGAATCATCATCCAAACCATAATGGTCTTGATGCATGGCAACATGTGTGGTCCAATCTATTACCACATCACCACGTAACATTGCACAAGAGCATCTCTGCAGACTTCCCATTACCCCTCTACTACACAAGGGACAGGATGGCATGTTGCGATGACTGCTGTTAtctgtgctactactactactttcaGTACTTTGATCTTCCATTAATGAAGGTTCACAATCCCAAGGTGATGCACGGTCATCTAAAAACTCTGCTAAGGACTCAGGATCCCCAGCAAGAGTCTCTCCCGCTCCTCTCTCTTCAAGCGTATCTGAATCCCAACTTCTTCTATGGTCTTCTATATCTCTGTAAACATTCAAAATTGAATCAGAAGAAAACACATCAGATAATGAGGGCTCCATTAGGGAAGTCTCCTGTACCTGCCTTGATAATTCTCTTTCAACTGAGCCACGGAAAGGATTTACATAACGAGGCAATTCTCTTCCTACAGTAATAAAAGGATTATTATTACTAGGTGTCCATCTATCTATAAGTTTAGGAACTTCATGTAAAATCAGATGAGCTGGAGGTTCTTCTGGACTGGTTCTGCCACTCTCTAGTGGATCCCAGTCAGAGGAAAACAGTGGCTCTAGTGGCGAAGAAGGACTTCCAAGTGATAAACGTTTATGGAGTGATATCTGCTCCTGCATGTCATACTTTCTTTCATAGACAGGGCTAGGAGCACAGACAGTACAATCCACACCActgcctctctctgtatgttCCTCTAACCGTATGTAATATTCACTGCTTACTGAAGGGCTACGGGCACTAATGACTGGAACAACACTTGGAGTCTCCAAGCTTTGGCGTGAATGTTGATGGCTGGAATCATAGAAAGGATTAGCAGGCACAGTCAAACTTCCATTATTTGACACATAGTCTTGACACTGAGATGTTGCTTTCCAGCGCCCTAATCTGGCTTTCTCCCACATATACTCAAAATTGAGTCCACGGCTGCTCTCAGTCACAGTTAAAATGTCATCCATGTCTGCATGAAAGCCATCCCCACCACTGAAGTTATCTAGCAGTGGGAAAGCAGAAATTTCATCAGAGTGCCTCAGAGAACCCACTGACGATTTTGCTGGCTTAAGTGCATTCCAGCGCCACTCAAAACTCTCCTCTGTCTGGTTGGAGCATTCATTCAGCAAGTAAGTAAGCTGCAGATGAAGCTCTTCCACTGTAGGTCTTTGTTCAACAGACAGCCAGCAGGATTGCATCACCTCATACCTATGGAAATTGTAGACAAGAACTTTAATAAGTAACATCAAACTAGGATGCAGACATCCAATAATAAAAAGAACAATAGATATTTTGGCAATTTAAAATGaaagatttatatttatatggtaaATTCTCTATTAGCTGCACTAATTACTGGTTATTCACAGAGAAGATTTCTCCCATGCACAAAATGTCGAAGGACCTAGCCTGATAGAGAATGAATATcctcaatatatttatatatacaaattTAGACGTCCTGTTTGAGTTGCATCCTGGAAACCAAAACACAGGTTACTCATCGCCTACACCTATATTGGTTATGTGAGCGTTATAGGCTTTTATCATTGACCATCAGGAAGAATATATGTGAAATAGCTGGATCTGCCCTGTCCTCCTTTCTTGTCAAGCTTTTACAAGTTTTGTTCTTGTTAGGTTatgattcaggtgataactgctATATTGTGCTTGCAAGTCTCATGCTTTAAAGCTTGTGTTATATTCGATCTATAgttatatagagatagatagatataaacacTTTTATGTACTTTGACTTAGAATTATGTTATTACCAATAATCTGAGTGCGGCAGCTTCAGTCTTGGTTTGGCCAGTTTCATCTGTTGTTCTTTAATTACAAAAGCAAGGACTTCCTCATCTGAA comes from Engystomops pustulosus chromosome 6, aEngPut4.maternal, whole genome shotgun sequence and encodes:
- the LMTK3 gene encoding serine/threonine-protein kinase LMTK3 isoform X2 — protein: MLRVDPLFILVVSMSYFNPEKALAAPAESDGSSQRAPLAPPYAVVLISCSGLLAFIFLLLTCLCCKRGDVGFKEFENPDGEEFSGEYTPPAEETSSSQSIPDVYILPLSEVSLPVPNTQAPKTVKQTGFSRQDLSYLQEIGNGWFGKVILGEIFSDYTPAQVVVKELRVNASPLEQRKFLSEAQPYRSLQHPNILQCLGLCTETIPFLLIMEFCQLGDLKRYLRAQRKADGMTPDLLTCDLTTLQRMAYEITLGLMHLHKNNYIHSDLALRNCLLTSDLTVRIGDYGISHNNYKEDYYITPDRLWIPLRWVAPELLDEVHGNLVVVDQSKESNVWSLGVTIWELFEFGSQPYRHLSDEEVLAFVIKEQQMKLAKPRLKLPHSDYWYEVMQSCWLSVEQRPTVEELHLQLTYLLNECSNQTEESFEWRWNALKPAKSSVGSLRHSDEISAFPLLDNFSGGDGFHADMDDILTVTESSRGLNFEYMWEKARLGRWKATSQCQDYVSNNGSLTVPANPFYDSSHQHSRQSLETPSVVPVISARSPSVSSEYYIRLEEHTERGSGVDCTVCAPSPVYERKYDMQEQISLHKRLSLGSPSSPLEPLFSSDWDPLESGRTSPEEPPAHLILHEVPKLIDRWTPSNNNPFITVGRELPRYVNPFRGSVERELSRQVQETSLMEPSLSDVFSSDSILNVYRDIEDHRRSWDSDTLEERGAGETLAGDPESLAEFLDDRASPWDCEPSLMEDQSTESSSSSTDNSSHRNMPSCPLCSRGVMGSLQRCSCAMLRGDVVIDWTTHVAMHQDHYGLDDDSSLKVEQGSLSECSIPARTYGEGDLYAGPFGDSLCAAEHQEFYDPLMGAAVKSYDIQDYRNRQVKSYESLQKSISNHPPSPFIGISNSMTNCSVIVPIEIPPLSTLAESIEEETIEIVPDVLNRFPVNQSTVQIEKTLNTSQTLDSCDSLDIPSNTSSSDVCSPASHFSSPGQKFGDSGYETENTFSPEFIFKEVKEEEENCLKDLKLPLTPISESTSDLTLTEDFSEPQATPMEEDSSLRLLNLATPHRDSAYFSDYDNETDKHNRALQQKPDGENVNGVSSAEMSVVISTVEAIQNAQDDNTEKNNNQNSMNNDAISEELPVKAINKEENNHYSDHFQEAVPDDESEILNCNGGINFIPEDILGNSSSQSNTADAVQEKNENSQTVIDQRNTSENILKKQPESGFVVQVCKEQLLVSLRENVTRNVLSTFESGTVNSCVLKDQAVLKLWSMEPRSNAVIEGTLNNKPFFKELTENYDECKLNIDDINKDPDANINPSELIVDKDATDNTCDDTHTKNDGEKGEQDCENENNGDVVDLSPEQILESCPKKQEGTPAEQTEDQSEDQSKLVVDFGSTANTGSEAIKAKVARLSLSLPPLNLQAFQSSSGRKSFWDSEEDKREAHNKKEDEDEEDEGFGLQDHQRTGSEAEVDVAGVPIVVTETDDGRNLRSLLKSPKSADEVDDDLDRKRKMVSFFDDVTVYLFDQTPTNELSNQNATENDQISQNPSLESSLDVFSSTDGFSGSFEWDDDFPLMTQNSTFLPMAAEGAALKSPISPTTSVSPSLQAKRVEGNLMDSLRFTRFTVSPAVEPHVPLCDSDVVSPAGTIEK
- the LMTK3 gene encoding serine/threonine-protein kinase LMTK3 isoform X1; this translates as MLRVDPLFILVVSMSYFNPEKALAAPAESDGSSQRAPLAPPYAVVLISCSGLLAFIFLLLTCLCCKRGDVGFKEFENPDGEEFSGEYTPPAEETSSSQSIPDVYILPLSEVSLPVPNTQAPKTVKQTGFSRQDLSYLQEIGNGWFGKVILGEIFSDYTPAQVVVKELRVNASPLEQRKFLSEAQPYRSLQHPNILQCLGLCTETIPFLLIMEFCQLGDLKRYLRAQRKADGMTPDLLTCDLTTLQRMAYEITLGLMHLHKNNYIHSDLALRNCLLTSDLTVRIGDYGISHNNYKEDYYITPDRLWIPLRWVAPELLDEVHGNLVVVDQSKESNVWSLGVTIWELFEFGSQPYRHLSDEEVLAFVIKEQQMKLAKPRLKLPHSDYWYEVMQSCWLSVEQRPTVEELHLQLTYLLNECSNQTEESFEWRWNALKPAKSSVGSLRHSDEISAFPLLDNFSGGDGFHADMDDILTVTESSRGLNFEYMWEKARLGRWKATSQCQDYVSNNGSLTVPANPFYDSSHQHSRQSLETPSVVPVISARSPSVSSEYYIRLEEHTERGSGVDCTVCAPSPVYERKYDMQEQISLHKRLSLGSPSSPLEPLFSSDWDPLESGRTSPEEPPAHLILHEVPKLIDRWTPSNNNPFITVGRELPRYVNPFRGSVERELSRQVQETSLMEPSLSDVFSSDSILNVYRDIEDHRRSWDSDTLEERGAGETLAGDPESLAEFLDDRASPWDCEPSLMEDQSTESSSSSTDNSSHRNMPSCPLCSRGVMGSLQRCSCAMLRGDVVIDWTTHVAMHQDHYGLDDDSSLKVEQGSLSECSIPARTYGEGDLYAGPFGDSLCAAEHQEFYDPLMGAAVKSYDIQDYRNRQVKSYESLQKSISNHPPSPFIGISNSMTNCSVIVPIEIPPLSTLAESIEEETIEIVPDVLNRFPVNQSTVQIEKTLNTSQTLDSCDSLDIPSNTSSSDVCSPASHFSSPGQKFGDSGYETENTFSPEFIFKEVKEEEENCLKDLKLPLTPISESTSDLTLTEDFSEPQATPMEEDSSLRLLNLATPHRDSAYFSDYDNETDKHNRALQQKPDGENVNGVSSAEMSVVISTVEAIQNAQDDNTEKNNNQNSMNNDAISEELPVKAINKEENNHYSDHFQEAVPDDESEILNCNGGINFIPEDILGNSSSQSNTADAVQEKNENSQTVIDQRNTSENILKKQPESGFVVQVCKEQLLVSLRENVTRNVLSTFESGTVNSCVLKDQAVLKLWSMEPRSNAVIEGTLNNKPFFKELTENYDECKLNIDDINKDPDANINPSELIVDKDATDNTCDDTHTKNDGEKGEQDCENENNGDVVDLSPEQILESCPKKQEGTPAEQTEDQSEDQSKLVVDFGSTANTGSEAIKAKVARLSLSLPPLNLQAFQSSSGRKSFWDSEEDKREAHNKKEDEDEEDEGFGLQDHQRTGSEAEVDVAGVPIVVTETDDGRNLRSLLKSPKSADEVDDDLDRKRKMVSFFDDVTVYLFDQETPTNELSNQNATENDQISQNPSLESSLDVFSSTDGFSGSFEWDDDFPLMTQNSTFLPMAAEGAALKSPISPTTSVSPSLQAKRVEGNLMDSLRFTRFTVSPAVEPHVPLCDSDVVSPAGTIEK
- the LMTK3 gene encoding serine/threonine-protein kinase LMTK3 isoform X3; amino-acid sequence: MLRVDPLFILVVSMSYFNPEKALAAPAESDGSSQRAPLAPPYAVVLISCSGLLAFIFLLLTCLCCKRGDVGFKEFENPDGEEFSGEYTPPAEETSSSQSIPDVYILPLSEVSLPVPNTQAPKTVKQTGFSRQDLSYLQEIGNGWFGKVILGEIFSDYTPAQVVVKELRVNASPLEQRKFLSEAQPYSLQHPNILQCLGLCTETIPFLLIMEFCQLGDLKRYLRAQRKADGMTPDLLTCDLTTLQRMAYEITLGLMHLHKNNYIHSDLALRNCLLTSDLTVRIGDYGISHNNYKEDYYITPDRLWIPLRWVAPELLDEVHGNLVVVDQSKESNVWSLGVTIWELFEFGSQPYRHLSDEEVLAFVIKEQQMKLAKPRLKLPHSDYWYEVMQSCWLSVEQRPTVEELHLQLTYLLNECSNQTEESFEWRWNALKPAKSSVGSLRHSDEISAFPLLDNFSGGDGFHADMDDILTVTESSRGLNFEYMWEKARLGRWKATSQCQDYVSNNGSLTVPANPFYDSSHQHSRQSLETPSVVPVISARSPSVSSEYYIRLEEHTERGSGVDCTVCAPSPVYERKYDMQEQISLHKRLSLGSPSSPLEPLFSSDWDPLESGRTSPEEPPAHLILHEVPKLIDRWTPSNNNPFITVGRELPRYVNPFRGSVERELSRQVQETSLMEPSLSDVFSSDSILNVYRDIEDHRRSWDSDTLEERGAGETLAGDPESLAEFLDDRASPWDCEPSLMEDQSTESSSSSTDNSSHRNMPSCPLCSRGVMGSLQRCSCAMLRGDVVIDWTTHVAMHQDHYGLDDDSSLKVEQGSLSECSIPARTYGEGDLYAGPFGDSLCAAEHQEFYDPLMGAAVKSYDIQDYRNRQVKSYESLQKSISNHPPSPFIGISNSMTNCSVIVPIEIPPLSTLAESIEEETIEIVPDVLNRFPVNQSTVQIEKTLNTSQTLDSCDSLDIPSNTSSSDVCSPASHFSSPGQKFGDSGYETENTFSPEFIFKEVKEEEENCLKDLKLPLTPISESTSDLTLTEDFSEPQATPMEEDSSLRLLNLATPHRDSAYFSDYDNETDKHNRALQQKPDGENVNGVSSAEMSVVISTVEAIQNAQDDNTEKNNNQNSMNNDAISEELPVKAINKEENNHYSDHFQEAVPDDESEILNCNGGINFIPEDILGNSSSQSNTADAVQEKNENSQTVIDQRNTSENILKKQPESGFVVQVCKEQLLVSLRENVTRNVLSTFESGTVNSCVLKDQAVLKLWSMEPRSNAVIEGTLNNKPFFKELTENYDECKLNIDDINKDPDANINPSELIVDKDATDNTCDDTHTKNDGEKGEQDCENENNGDVVDLSPEQILESCPKKQEGTPAEQTEDQSEDQSKLVVDFGSTANTGSEAIKAKVARLSLSLPPLNLQAFQSSSGRKSFWDSEEDKREAHNKKEDEDEEDEGFGLQDHQRTGSEAEVDVAGVPIVVTETDDGRNLRSLLKSPKSADEVDDDLDRKRKMVSFFDDVTVYLFDQETPTNELSNQNATENDQISQNPSLESSLDVFSSTDGFSGSFEWDDDFPLMTQNSTFLPMAAEGAALKSPISPTTSVSPSLQAKRVEGNLMDSLRFTRFTVSPAVEPHVPLCDSDVVSPAGTIEK